The Coffea arabica cultivar ET-39 chromosome 4e, Coffea Arabica ET-39 HiFi, whole genome shotgun sequence genome includes a window with the following:
- the LOC113742618 gene encoding UDP-arabinopyranose mutase 3: MASVSPTPVLKDELDIVIPTIRNLDFLEMWRPFFQPYHLIIVQDGDPSKTIKVPDGFDYELYNRNDINRILGPKASCISFKDSACRCFGYMVSKKKYIFTIDDDCFVAKDPSGKEINALEQHIKNLLSPSTPFFFNTLYDPYQEGADFVRGYPFSLREGVPTAVSHGLWLNIPDYDAPTQLVKPLERNTRYVDAIMTVPKGTLFPMCGMNLAFNRELIGPAMYFGLMGDGQPIGRYDDMWAGWCTKVICDHLGLGVKTGLPYIWHSKASNPFVNLKKEYKGIYWQEELIPFFQSVALPKDCATVQKCYLELSKQVKAKLGKVDDYFNKLADAMVTWIEAWDELNPSSASAEVANGPKK, translated from the exons ATGGCATCTGTATCTCCAACCCCAGTTTTGAAAGATGAGTTAGATATAGTGATACCCACCATCAGAAACCTTGATTTCTTGGAGATGTGGAGGCCATTTTTCCAGCCATACCATCTCATCATTGTCCAAGATGGTGATCCTTCGAAGACCATCAAAGTCCCTGATGGCTTTGACTACGAATTGTACAATCGCAATGATATCAACCGCATTCTGGGCCCCAAAGCATCTTGCATTTCTTTCAAGGACTCTGCTTGCCGTTGCTTTGGCTACATGGTGTCCAAGAAGAAGTACATCTTCACCATTGATGATGATTGCTTT GTTGCCAAAGACCCATCTGGTAAAGAAATAAATGCGCTTGAGCAGCACATTAAGAATCTTTTGTCCCCATCAACgccattttttttcaataccCTCTATGATCCCTACCAGGAGGGGGCAGACTTTGTGCGCGGGTATCCTTTCAGTCTTCGTGAAGGTGTACCAACTGCAGTGTCACATGGCCTTTGGCTTAACATACCTGATTATGATGCTCCAACACAGCTTGTCAAGCCTCTTGAGAGGAACACCAG GTATGTAGACGCAATTATGACTGTGCCAAAGGGTACTCTCTTCCCCATGTGCGGCATGAACCTTGCTTTCAACCGTGAATTAATTGGACCTGCAATGTACTTTGGCCTCATGGGTGATGGCCAGCCTATTGGACGTTATGATGATATGTGGGCTGGTTGGTGCACCAAG GTTATATGCGACCACCTCGGGTTGGGAGTCAAGACAGGGCTGCCTTACATCTGGCACAGCAAAGCAAGTAACCCATTTGTGAACCTTAAGAAAGAATACAAAGGTATCTACTGGCAGGAAGAGCTCATCCCATTTTTCCAATCTGTTGCCCTTCCAAAGGACTGCGCAACTGTTCAGAAATGCTACCTTGAGCTGTCCAAGCAAGTCAAGGCAAAGCTTGGCAAGGTGGATGATTACTTTAATAAGCTGGCCGATGCCATGGTCACCTGGATTGAAGCTTGGGATGAGCTTAATCCATCCAGCGCTTCAGCTGAAGTCGCTAATGGCCCCAAAAAGTAG